A window of the Microbacterium sp. LWH13-1.2 genome harbors these coding sequences:
- a CDS encoding DUF1304 domain-containing protein, which translates to MLIVGLVLAAAAAAFHVFIFALESLKWTEPETRKIFGVASEADAITMKALAFNQGFYNLFLALTALLGVGFVIIGFATVGLTLVFAGTGMMLAAALVLVLSDPSKLRAAAMQGTLPLLAVIATAIGVAIG; encoded by the coding sequence ATGCTCATCGTCGGACTCGTCCTCGCCGCGGCCGCAGCCGCATTCCACGTCTTCATCTTCGCGCTCGAGTCGCTGAAGTGGACCGAGCCCGAGACGAGGAAGATCTTCGGCGTCGCCAGCGAGGCCGATGCCATCACGATGAAGGCGCTCGCCTTCAACCAGGGGTTCTACAACCTCTTCCTGGCGCTGACCGCCCTGCTCGGTGTCGGCTTCGTGATCATCGGCTTCGCCACCGTCGGCCTGACCCTGGTGTTCGCGGGTACCGGCATGATGCTGGCGGCAGCGCTCGTGCTCGTGCTCTCCGACCCGTCGAAGCTGCGCGCGGCGGCGATGCAGGGCACCCTGCCGCTGCTCGCCGTGATCGCGACGGCCATCGGCGTCGCAATCGGCTGA
- a CDS encoding alpha-galactosidase gives MTSRVDTVVALRAAGVAFVLEIAQPIPRILHWGADLGAPTPTTASALLLTAGPAQLNNSPDVPRTFSALPTEYEGWSGTPGLAGHAQGRATTPRPRLRAHDVEIDDVRGGGSIALRFEDAVTGLRTTLRYRLDEHGVLAVDTSVARDARLSPRLGSTAYTVDSVLALIPLPERATEILDFTGKWCRERSPQRSPFGFGTHLRAAHRGKPGHDSPFLVAAGTAGFGFGHGEVWAVHLAWSGEQRYLAERLTEGAGAFSSIIGAGEELHPGEIILEDGDHYDSPTALFIWSDRGLDAISDRLHRRLRARASHPRSPRPLVLNTWEAVYFDHDLPRLTALVERAAQVGVERIVLDDGWFRGRREADAGLGDWYVDDAVWPHGLGPLVDVVRSHGMQFGLWFEPEMINLDSDLARANPEWVLGPAEGLGPESRSQHVLDIARPDAYEYLLGRIDALVREHSIDYLKWDHNRDLLEAVSRGDDGDRPSVHRQTLALYRLLDELRRRHPGLEIETCSGGGGRVDLGILERTDRVWASDCNDPVERIQIERWTRSIVPPELIGSHLGAARSHTTSRTTDLSFRLIAALTAHAGIEQDLTAVDETELAVITRWAGLYREFRGLLHSGRVVNADLADPSTSLAGVVAHDASAALFTWSRFATSAAGQSGRVRFPGLDATATYTVRIREDLGAASRHQGNDPEWVADAVADGVEIPGSVLVVAGVPLPTLNPQQAMLVEVRRSDS, from the coding sequence ATGACTTCCCGTGTCGACACCGTTGTCGCACTCCGCGCCGCTGGCGTCGCCTTCGTCCTCGAGATCGCACAGCCGATCCCCCGCATCCTGCACTGGGGCGCCGATCTCGGCGCACCCACGCCGACCACTGCATCCGCGCTCCTCCTGACCGCGGGTCCAGCACAGCTGAACAACTCCCCCGATGTGCCCCGCACCTTCTCCGCGCTGCCCACCGAGTACGAGGGTTGGTCTGGTACACCCGGGCTCGCCGGTCATGCACAGGGGCGCGCGACCACTCCACGGCCGCGCCTCAGGGCGCACGACGTCGAGATCGATGATGTGCGTGGCGGCGGGAGCATCGCGCTGCGGTTCGAGGACGCTGTCACCGGACTCCGCACGACTCTGCGCTATCGACTCGACGAGCACGGAGTCCTGGCCGTCGACACGTCCGTCGCCCGAGACGCGCGCCTCAGCCCCCGGCTCGGATCGACCGCCTACACGGTGGATTCCGTGCTCGCACTGATCCCGCTGCCCGAGCGTGCGACGGAGATCCTCGACTTCACCGGAAAATGGTGCCGCGAGCGCTCCCCGCAGCGGTCGCCGTTCGGCTTCGGCACGCATCTGCGCGCGGCGCACCGCGGTAAGCCGGGACATGACTCCCCCTTCCTCGTGGCTGCCGGCACCGCAGGGTTCGGCTTCGGACACGGAGAGGTCTGGGCGGTCCACCTCGCCTGGAGCGGCGAGCAGCGCTACCTCGCCGAGCGGCTCACCGAGGGCGCCGGGGCGTTCAGCTCGATCATCGGCGCAGGAGAGGAACTGCACCCGGGCGAGATCATCCTCGAGGACGGCGACCACTACGACTCGCCGACCGCGCTCTTCATCTGGTCGGATCGCGGCCTCGACGCGATCAGCGATCGGCTGCACCGGCGCCTGCGGGCGCGGGCATCGCACCCCCGCTCCCCGCGACCGCTCGTGCTCAACACCTGGGAGGCCGTGTACTTCGATCATGATCTCCCCCGCCTGACCGCGCTGGTCGAGCGCGCCGCCCAGGTGGGCGTCGAGCGCATCGTGCTCGACGACGGCTGGTTCCGCGGGCGCCGCGAAGCAGACGCCGGACTCGGCGACTGGTACGTCGATGACGCGGTCTGGCCGCACGGACTCGGCCCGCTCGTCGACGTGGTGCGCAGCCATGGCATGCAGTTCGGGCTGTGGTTCGAACCCGAGATGATCAACCTCGACTCCGACCTCGCGCGCGCGAATCCCGAATGGGTCCTGGGGCCGGCCGAAGGTCTCGGCCCCGAATCCCGCTCGCAGCACGTCCTCGACATCGCACGACCCGACGCGTACGAGTATCTGCTCGGACGCATCGACGCGCTCGTCCGCGAGCACTCGATCGACTACCTCAAGTGGGACCACAACAGAGATCTCCTCGAGGCGGTGAGCCGAGGGGACGACGGCGATCGTCCGAGCGTGCACCGTCAGACACTGGCGCTGTACCGGCTGCTCGACGAACTGCGCAGGCGTCATCCAGGACTCGAGATCGAGACCTGCTCGGGCGGGGGCGGCCGCGTCGATCTCGGGATCCTCGAGCGCACCGACCGTGTCTGGGCGTCCGACTGCAACGACCCGGTCGAGCGCATCCAGATCGAGCGGTGGACACGCAGCATCGTTCCCCCCGAGCTGATCGGCTCACACCTCGGCGCCGCGCGTTCGCATACGACCTCGCGAACGACGGATCTCTCGTTCCGCCTGATCGCCGCGCTGACGGCGCACGCGGGGATCGAGCAGGATCTGACGGCCGTCGACGAGACCGAGCTGGCGGTGATCACGCGCTGGGCCGGCCTCTACCGCGAGTTCCGCGGACTGCTGCACAGCGGCAGAGTCGTGAACGCCGATCTCGCCGATCCGTCGACGTCACTCGCCGGCGTGGTCGCCCACGATGCCTCCGCGGCGCTCTTCACCTGGAGCCGCTTCGCCACCTCCGCCGCAGGACAGTCCGGGCGCGTGCGCTTTCCCGGACTCGATGCGACGGCGACGTACACCGTCAGGATCCGCGAGGATCTCGGAGCCGCGAGCCGACACCAGGGCAACGACCCGGAGTGGGTCGCGGATGCCGTCGCCGACGGCGTCGAGATCCCCGGCTCAGTGCTGGTCGTCGCGGGTGTTCCGCTGCCGACCCTCAACCCGCAGCAGGCGATGCTCGTCGAGGTCCGACGCTCCGACAGCTGA
- a CDS encoding DUF3097 domain-containing protein produces MDDRYGSDVLATGWRERAAKPVPQVPAEVDLVVEVADDGYCGAVTRVQGGNVELEDRLGRKRLFPLGGGFLIDGAPVRLTAPAPKEQGTRRTASGSFVVADQRARIALPSRILVEGKHDAELVEKVWGADLRVEGVVVEFLQGVDLLDELLAAEPPTASRRYGVLVDHLVPGSKESRVADAVARGPHGRHVRIVGHPFVDVWQCVTPRALGIAKWPEIPRGTDWKTGICKAFGWPYETQGDTGRAWQHILSKVHTYRDLEPALLGRVEELIDFVTAPAD; encoded by the coding sequence ATGGACGACAGGTACGGATCGGATGTGCTCGCGACTGGTTGGCGGGAGCGCGCGGCGAAGCCGGTGCCACAGGTGCCTGCAGAGGTCGATCTCGTCGTCGAGGTCGCGGACGACGGCTACTGCGGTGCGGTCACACGCGTGCAGGGAGGGAACGTCGAGCTCGAGGATCGCCTAGGTCGCAAGCGGCTCTTCCCTCTCGGCGGCGGATTCCTGATCGACGGGGCACCGGTGCGGCTCACCGCCCCCGCCCCGAAGGAGCAGGGCACCAGGCGCACCGCGTCGGGATCGTTCGTGGTCGCCGATCAGCGTGCACGGATCGCGCTGCCCAGCCGCATCCTCGTCGAGGGAAAGCACGACGCGGAGCTTGTGGAGAAGGTCTGGGGAGCGGACCTGCGCGTCGAGGGCGTCGTCGTCGAATTCCTGCAGGGAGTCGACCTGCTCGACGAGTTGCTCGCCGCGGAGCCGCCGACCGCCTCCCGGCGCTATGGAGTGCTCGTCGACCACCTGGTTCCCGGCTCGAAGGAGTCGCGCGTCGCGGACGCGGTCGCCCGCGGTCCGCATGGCCGGCACGTGCGCATCGTCGGTCATCCCTTCGTCGACGTCTGGCAGTGCGTGACGCCGCGTGCGCTGGGGATCGCGAAGTGGCCGGAGATCCCGCGGGGCACCGACTGGAAGACCGGGATCTGCAAGGCTTTCGGCTGGCCGTACGAGACACAGGGCGACACGGGTCGTGCGTGGCAGCACATCCTGTCGAAGGTGCACACGTATCGAGATCTCGAACCCGCGCTGCTGGGTCGGGTCGAAGAGCTCATCGACTTCGTGACCGCTCCGGCCGACTGA
- a CDS encoding CPBP family intramembrane glutamic endopeptidase has product MTDVQRRSATWPAVIPALLVCAAAPAFFVLETAWLGWALLALGVGGAWLVERGRPVVADQTVSVGSRRETARVIGVSRQPSLTRDLSLIALGMLIVSVIPLAAELDNLAMLRFTLALGGAVAVPYVVSRFVFRDRAISFPWRAHRRWGRLQWGWLVAVLVLGWLILPFYFISSGVYQNWPVVDSPDLIARLFVGVGAVGIWDELFFICTVFALLRRHFPDALANGLQMIVFVSFLWELGYREWGPLLTIPFALLQGFIFMRTHSLAYVVTVHLLFDAVVFAVLVHAHNPGLLPIFLL; this is encoded by the coding sequence GTGACCGACGTGCAGCGCAGGTCAGCGACCTGGCCCGCTGTGATCCCCGCACTTCTCGTCTGCGCGGCGGCGCCGGCCTTCTTCGTCCTCGAGACCGCCTGGCTCGGCTGGGCTCTGCTCGCACTCGGTGTCGGGGGAGCATGGCTCGTCGAACGCGGACGTCCCGTCGTCGCCGACCAGACCGTGAGCGTCGGATCCCGACGCGAGACGGCTCGTGTCATCGGGGTGAGCCGTCAGCCCTCACTCACCCGTGATCTCTCCCTGATCGCCCTGGGCATGCTCATCGTGAGTGTGATCCCGCTCGCAGCCGAGCTCGACAACCTCGCCATGCTGCGCTTCACGCTCGCTCTCGGTGGCGCGGTCGCGGTGCCGTACGTGGTGTCGCGCTTCGTGTTCCGCGACCGCGCCATCAGCTTTCCCTGGCGTGCGCATCGCCGCTGGGGTCGCCTGCAGTGGGGGTGGTTGGTCGCGGTGCTGGTGCTCGGCTGGCTGATCCTGCCGTTCTACTTCATCAGCAGCGGGGTGTACCAGAACTGGCCGGTCGTCGACTCGCCCGACCTCATCGCCCGTCTCTTCGTCGGCGTCGGCGCGGTCGGCATCTGGGACGAGCTGTTCTTCATCTGCACGGTCTTCGCCCTGCTGCGTCGTCACTTCCCGGATGCGCTCGCGAACGGGCTGCAGATGATCGTGTTCGTCTCGTTCCTGTGGGAGCTGGGGTATCGCGAATGGGGGCCGCTGCTGACGATCCCGTTCGCGCTGCTGCAGGGGTTCATCTTCATGCGCACTCACTCGCTCGCCTACGTCGTGACGGTGCATCTGCTCTTCGACGCGGTCGTGTTCGCCGTACTCGTGCACGCACACAACCCAGGACTCCTGCCGATCTTCCTGCTCTAG
- a CDS encoding RidA family protein: MEITLAQPAGLVVSPAFSHVAVIPPGATTILVGGQNGVDETGALVSTDAAEQSLRAVQNARTALESAGAGLDDVVSWTVLIHQDADLRAAYGAVASTLARDGAPPLVTAALVAGLGVPGALIEVSAVAAVIRE, encoded by the coding sequence ATGGAGATCACACTCGCACAGCCGGCAGGACTCGTCGTGAGTCCCGCCTTCAGCCATGTCGCCGTCATCCCTCCAGGGGCGACGACGATCCTCGTCGGCGGTCAGAACGGCGTCGACGAGACCGGAGCGCTCGTCTCGACGGATGCCGCCGAGCAGTCGCTCAGGGCCGTCCAGAACGCTCGCACCGCCCTGGAGTCCGCGGGCGCGGGCCTCGATGACGTCGTCAGCTGGACCGTCCTCATCCACCAGGATGCCGACCTCCGTGCCGCCTACGGTGCCGTCGCCTCGACGCTCGCGCGAGACGGCGCTCCTCCCCTGGTCACCGCCGCACTCGTCGCAGGGCTCGGTGTGCCGGGGGCTCTGATCGAGGTGAGCGCGGTGGCCGCCGTCATCCGGGAATGA
- the trmB gene encoding tRNA (guanosine(46)-N7)-methyltransferase TrmB: MPEPRTFRDEPVSFVRRSGRMSDAQERAFDELGPRYLLDVPRDVAWTSVHPEARLDPSAEYGRDADLYVEIGSGQGHAIVAAASSRPDDDFLAVEVFRAGLARTMLDADREGARNVRVVEANAPEVLSSYLPEAAAAEVWIFFPDPWHKKKHTKRRLVRSGFGETAARALRDGGLLRLATDWEDYALQMREVLDADPLFERAFDGEWAERFDGRVMTAFERKGIAKGRDIRDLVYRRKSRA; this comes from the coding sequence ATGCCCGAACCCCGCACCTTCCGTGACGAACCGGTGTCCTTCGTGCGCCGCAGCGGGCGTATGTCCGACGCGCAGGAACGCGCCTTCGACGAGCTCGGTCCGCGCTACCTGCTCGACGTGCCGCGCGACGTCGCCTGGACCTCGGTGCATCCTGAGGCGCGACTCGACCCGAGCGCCGAGTACGGCCGAGATGCCGATCTGTACGTCGAGATCGGCTCCGGGCAGGGACACGCGATCGTTGCTGCCGCATCGTCTCGTCCGGATGACGACTTCCTCGCCGTCGAGGTCTTCCGCGCGGGACTCGCCCGCACGATGCTCGATGCCGATCGCGAGGGCGCCCGCAATGTGCGCGTCGTCGAGGCGAACGCGCCGGAGGTGCTCTCGTCGTACCTGCCTGAGGCGGCGGCCGCCGAGGTCTGGATCTTCTTCCCCGATCCCTGGCACAAGAAGAAGCACACCAAGCGTCGGCTCGTGCGATCCGGATTCGGCGAGACCGCCGCGCGGGCGCTGCGCGACGGCGGCCTTCTGCGACTCGCGACGGACTGGGAGGACTATGCGCTGCAGATGCGCGAGGTGCTCGATGCCGATCCGCTGTTCGAGCGCGCCTTCGACGGCGAATGGGCCGAGCGTTTCGACGGACGGGTGATGACCGCCTTCGAGCGCAAGGGGATCGCCAAGGGGCGCGACATCCGCGATCTCGTGTATCGGCGGAAGTCGCGCGCGTGA
- a CDS encoding X2-like carbohydrate binding domain-containing protein encodes MKTHRQRRRAASVTAALAATALALTLAPGAGWATEATPEPSASTAPEPEATPTEAVTQPPDVEDTESPAPGESPTPTASTTSPEQPPAKEARRTAPSDEGISPLSAKPYMGWSSYSMQVYEGGQWITADQIMAQSDAMHDKLQEFGYEYINIDAGWNGGQDEYGRPTPSTTLFPDGLDAVIDHVHDNGQKVGLYLIPGMSLETAQKALPIYNAPGCTTENLLKQPLQQGDYWGFGYRLDFDNPCTTKYIDSIADLLGEWGIDFIKFDSVTPGSGIGDLSMDAREEVAAWSQALKRNDIWFELSWAVDINYAEYWKQYADGWRIDWDVECYCGDEALTTWENVARLFPRLSDWWRHAGPAGWNDLDSLNVGNGKMDGLTRDERRTATTLWATSAAPMYLGNDMTDLDQYGLELITNREVIAVNQAGVPARPVSTATKQQVWYSLNPDGTYTVALYNLGRADADITVDWSDIGLDGSAKVRDLWAGKNLGSEADGFTAESVPIHGVRLLKVTPEKQSVLTVNDDSLRVGYAGDWVRNNGNEVPATSQPFTVAVSDTPGGGTPTPPATGLTVTLNDNDSRIGYSGSWGYSNNRGLGDHADDVHYVETNGAAFEYTFQGTGIQYVTEKHESQGEVEVYLDGQLVETVDTSLPAADGRLSQQVVYSVADLPSGSHTLRVVKKSGSFMLLDKLVVTLDSQLSTTSGAFNKAAPADVTVDVLRDPSELVSISVGGEALERDVDYTLSGATVTLTSSYLATLPVGDATLDFGFAGDHLDDVHATTADGDSVSFTFRGTGVSWLGPKGPDQGAVDVYIDGEKVESIDTHADSRISNQELFAVSGLKDKEHTIEIVKASGDVLRTDVFRYTVKKVG; translated from the coding sequence ATGAAGACCCATCGACAGAGAAGACGAGCGGCCTCGGTCACCGCGGCGCTCGCCGCGACCGCGCTCGCGCTCACCCTCGCCCCCGGCGCGGGCTGGGCCACCGAGGCGACCCCGGAGCCCTCGGCCTCGACCGCGCCCGAGCCCGAGGCGACCCCGACCGAGGCCGTGACACAGCCACCGGACGTCGAAGACACCGAGAGCCCCGCTCCCGGCGAGTCCCCGACGCCGACGGCATCGACGACCTCGCCCGAGCAGCCCCCGGCGAAGGAGGCTCGACGCACCGCGCCGTCCGACGAAGGCATCTCGCCTCTGTCTGCCAAGCCCTACATGGGCTGGAGCAGCTACAGCATGCAGGTGTACGAGGGCGGCCAATGGATCACGGCCGACCAGATCATGGCGCAATCCGACGCCATGCACGACAAGCTTCAGGAGTTCGGATACGAGTACATCAACATCGACGCGGGCTGGAATGGAGGGCAGGACGAATACGGTCGCCCGACCCCCAGCACGACTCTGTTCCCCGATGGGCTCGATGCGGTCATCGATCATGTGCACGACAACGGCCAGAAGGTCGGGCTCTATCTGATCCCCGGTATGAGCCTGGAGACGGCGCAGAAAGCCCTCCCGATCTACAACGCCCCCGGCTGCACGACCGAGAACCTCCTCAAGCAGCCGCTGCAGCAGGGCGACTACTGGGGATTCGGCTACCGCCTGGACTTCGACAACCCGTGCACCACGAAGTACATCGACTCGATCGCCGATCTGCTCGGCGAATGGGGCATCGATTTCATCAAGTTCGACAGCGTGACCCCTGGATCGGGAATCGGCGACCTGTCGATGGATGCCCGCGAGGAGGTCGCGGCCTGGTCGCAGGCGCTCAAGCGCAACGACATCTGGTTCGAGCTGTCCTGGGCCGTCGACATCAACTACGCCGAGTATTGGAAGCAGTACGCCGACGGATGGCGCATCGACTGGGACGTCGAGTGCTATTGCGGCGATGAGGCACTGACCACGTGGGAGAACGTCGCTCGCCTCTTCCCGCGACTCTCAGACTGGTGGCGGCACGCCGGTCCGGCCGGATGGAACGACCTCGACTCCCTCAACGTCGGCAACGGCAAGATGGACGGGCTCACCCGCGACGAGCGTCGCACCGCGACCACGCTGTGGGCGACGTCGGCTGCGCCGATGTACCTGGGCAACGACATGACCGACCTCGACCAGTACGGTCTGGAGCTGATCACGAACCGCGAGGTCATCGCCGTGAACCAGGCGGGCGTGCCCGCGCGTCCGGTCTCGACGGCGACGAAGCAGCAGGTCTGGTACTCGCTGAACCCTGACGGCACGTACACCGTCGCGCTGTACAACCTCGGCCGCGCCGACGCCGACATCACGGTCGACTGGTCCGACATCGGACTCGACGGATCCGCGAAGGTGCGCGACCTCTGGGCCGGCAAGAACCTCGGCTCCGAAGCAGACGGCTTCACTGCCGAAAGCGTGCCGATCCACGGAGTGCGTCTGCTGAAGGTGACCCCCGAGAAGCAGTCCGTCCTCACGGTCAACGACGACTCGCTTCGGGTCGGCTACGCCGGTGACTGGGTGCGCAACAACGGCAACGAGGTCCCCGCGACCTCCCAGCCGTTCACGGTCGCAGTGTCCGACACCCCCGGCGGCGGAACGCCCACACCTCCTGCAACCGGTCTCACGGTGACGCTGAACGACAACGACTCCCGCATCGGCTACAGCGGATCATGGGGGTACAGCAACAACCGAGGGCTCGGCGATCACGCAGACGACGTGCACTACGTCGAGACGAACGGCGCGGCCTTCGAGTACACCTTCCAGGGCACCGGCATCCAGTACGTCACGGAGAAGCACGAATCCCAGGGTGAGGTCGAGGTGTATCTCGACGGTCAGCTCGTCGAGACGGTCGACACGTCGCTGCCCGCCGCAGACGGGCGGCTCTCGCAGCAGGTCGTGTACAGCGTGGCCGATCTGCCGAGCGGAAGCCATACGCTGCGTGTGGTGAAGAAGTCCGGGTCGTTCATGCTGCTCGACAAGCTCGTCGTCACGCTCGACAGCCAGCTGAGCACCACCTCGGGGGCGTTCAACAAGGCCGCGCCCGCCGACGTCACGGTCGATGTGCTGCGCGACCCGAGCGAGCTCGTATCGATCAGCGTCGGCGGCGAGGCGCTCGAGCGCGACGTCGACTACACGCTGTCGGGAGCCACGGTGACCCTGACGTCGTCGTACCTCGCCACGCTCCCCGTCGGGGACGCGACGCTGGACTTCGGATTCGCCGGAGACCACCTCGATGATGTCCACGCCACGACCGCGGACGGCGATTCCGTGTCGTTCACGTTCCGTGGAACGGGCGTCTCGTGGCTCGGCCCGAAGGGACCGGACCAGGGCGCGGTCGATGTCTACATCGACGGCGAGAAGGTCGAGAGCATCGACACCCACGCCGACTCGCGGATCTCGAATCAGGAGCTGTTCGCGGTCTCGGGGCTGAAGGACAAGGAGCACACGATCGAGATCGTGAAGGCGTCGGGAGACGTGCTCCGCACGGATGTCTTCCGGTACACGGTCAAGAAGGTCGGCTGA
- a CDS encoding DNA polymerase IV, with translation MADWVLHVDMDQFIAAVEVLRRPELAGLPVIIGGRGDPTERAVVSTASYEARAFGIGSGMPLKIAARKAPEDAVFLPVDHEAYESASTEVMSSLRALPGAVLEVIGWDECFLGVETDDPESVARSARAAVLEATGLHCSVGIGDNKVRAKIATEFGKPRGVFRLTVDNWFEVMGDKPTRDLWGVGPKVQKRLAAHGITTVRELADADEDQLVSEFGPRMGVWYHGLGSGLGPTVVDPTPWVARSHSRETTYQQNLTTPAEVHAALAELAGHAFDDCADEGRPVVRVHLKVRYAPFETKTFGRKLAAPTTERDDVIAVALALGSTLDPQREVRLLGVRAEMTMPDSGDSVERTPVRGRI, from the coding sequence ATGGCCGACTGGGTGCTGCACGTGGACATGGATCAGTTCATCGCTGCGGTCGAAGTGCTGCGCAGGCCCGAGCTCGCCGGTCTGCCCGTGATCATCGGGGGCCGAGGCGATCCCACCGAGCGTGCCGTCGTGTCGACGGCGTCGTACGAGGCCCGAGCGTTCGGCATCGGGTCGGGCATGCCGCTGAAGATCGCGGCGCGGAAGGCGCCGGAGGATGCCGTGTTCCTCCCTGTCGACCACGAGGCCTACGAATCGGCATCGACCGAGGTGATGTCGTCGCTGCGTGCCCTGCCCGGTGCGGTGCTCGAGGTCATCGGCTGGGACGAGTGCTTCCTCGGGGTCGAGACCGACGACCCTGAGAGCGTGGCACGTTCGGCTCGGGCCGCCGTGCTCGAGGCGACAGGACTGCACTGCTCGGTCGGCATCGGCGACAACAAGGTGCGCGCGAAGATCGCGACGGAGTTCGGCAAGCCGCGCGGGGTCTTCCGGCTCACCGTCGACAACTGGTTCGAGGTGATGGGGGACAAGCCGACCCGGGATCTCTGGGGAGTGGGGCCGAAGGTGCAGAAGAGGCTCGCGGCTCACGGCATCACGACGGTGCGGGAGCTCGCGGATGCTGACGAGGATCAGCTCGTCTCCGAGTTCGGCCCGCGGATGGGCGTCTGGTACCACGGACTCGGATCAGGGCTCGGGCCGACCGTGGTCGATCCGACTCCGTGGGTGGCGCGGAGCCATAGCCGTGAGACGACCTATCAGCAGAACCTCACCACGCCGGCCGAGGTCCACGCCGCGCTCGCTGAGCTCGCAGGTCACGCCTTCGACGACTGCGCCGACGAGGGGCGGCCGGTCGTGCGGGTGCACCTCAAGGTGCGGTACGCGCCGTTCGAGACGAAGACCTTCGGGCGCAAGCTCGCGGCACCGACCACAGAGCGCGACGACGTGATCGCCGTGGCGCTCGCCCTCGGATCCACTCTCGATCCGCAGCGAGAGGTGAGACTTCTCGGCGTGCGCGCGGAGATGACGATGCCTGACAGCGGCGACTCGGTTGAGCGCACGCCGGTGCGCGGCAGGATCTGA
- a CDS encoding ABC transporter permease subunit, which translates to MKLSAEQALSDEVSKPRPPGATARRSTVRTRFARSLRRYWQLYLLLLIPVIWFIVFRYVPMANAIIAFKNYNPIDGVWGSPWVGFDNFANLFRNPVFPRLVGNTFILAAYTLIASFPLPIILALALNEVRLRFFTRTVQLVTYAPYFISTVVVVSMTILLLSPRVGLLGRTLSFFGAGQVDLLADADFFRHIYVATDIWTTTGYSAVIYLAALASVDTSLYEAAKIDGASRLQKIWNVDIPALLPTASIILILGVGNIMAIGFEKAFLLQNALNLSTSEIIPTYVYKTGILNANFSLGATIGLFNAAISLVLLLVVNAVSKRVTGNGLW; encoded by the coding sequence ATGAAGCTCAGTGCTGAGCAAGCACTCTCCGATGAGGTCTCGAAGCCGAGGCCTCCCGGCGCCACCGCGCGTCGTTCCACCGTCCGAACCCGATTCGCACGCAGCCTGCGCCGCTACTGGCAGCTCTACCTTCTTCTGCTGATCCCGGTGATCTGGTTCATCGTGTTCCGGTACGTGCCGATGGCGAACGCCATCATCGCGTTCAAGAACTACAACCCGATCGACGGAGTGTGGGGGAGCCCCTGGGTAGGGTTCGACAACTTCGCGAATCTGTTCCGCAACCCCGTCTTCCCGCGGCTCGTCGGCAACACCTTCATTCTCGCGGCGTACACCCTGATCGCGAGCTTCCCGCTGCCCATCATCCTCGCGCTCGCGCTGAACGAGGTGCGGCTGCGCTTCTTCACTCGCACCGTCCAGCTGGTGACCTACGCGCCGTACTTCATCTCCACCGTCGTGGTGGTCTCCATGACGATCCTGCTGCTGTCGCCGCGCGTGGGCCTGCTCGGACGGACGCTCAGCTTCTTCGGCGCAGGCCAGGTCGACCTGCTCGCCGACGCGGACTTCTTCCGCCACATCTATGTCGCGACGGACATCTGGACGACCACCGGATACTCCGCCGTGATCTATCTCGCGGCCCTCGCCTCGGTCGACACGTCGCTCTACGAGGCCGCGAAGATAGACGGCGCCTCGCGACTGCAGAAGATCTGGAACGTCGACATCCCGGCGTTGCTGCCGACGGCATCGATCATCCTGATCCTCGGCGTGGGCAACATCATGGCGATCGGGTTCGAGAAGGCCTTCCTCCTGCAGAACGCGCTGAACCTCTCGACGTCCGAGATCATCCCGACGTACGTGTACAAGACGGGCATCCTCAATGCGAACTTCAGCCTCGGAGCGACGATCGGACTCTTCAACGCCGCGATCAGTCTCGTGCTGCTGCTCGTGGTGAACGCGGTGTCCAAGCGAGTGACGGGAAACGGACTGTGGTGA